One window of the Borreliella mayonii genome contains the following:
- a CDS encoding complement regulator-acquiring protein yields MKNPKLNTSKLNIITAILTSICISCAPLGNVNPNKLNSRATTRNLKKTKTRTNSRAPKKTNSRTNSENLSENPTKNLEVNNQNLENESQNPKSSNQSPQEQTTISKLENIGKDLEAQKKEEDTQIAKSDSVQYDFLETFKLQRDDVFMHREKMKLKRIIYSSLNYEKEKILTLKEILEKLDKNSASRLIARKFLETAKNIQLQTENRHLKKIQNILHTLSKEEAEELLQHTEQDLKKKQNFVKALNKTIEAYNKNSGDLKTNEENLANHIKDKYYEALYLLN; encoded by the coding sequence TTGAAAAACCCTAAATTAAATACATCTAAGCTTAACATTATTACAGCAATATTAACTTCAATTTGCATATCATGTGCACCTCTTGGTAATGTTAATCCAAACAAACTAAACAGCCGTGCCACTACAAGGAATCTAAAAAAAACAAAAACCCGTACCAATTCGAGAGCTCCAAAAAAAACAAACAGTCGCACCAATTCAGAAAATTTATCGGAAAATCCAACAAAAAATCTAGAAGTAAATAACCAAAATCTTGAAAATGAATCTCAAAATCCAAAATCTTCAAATCAAAGCCCCCAAGAACAAACTACAATCTCAAAATTAGAAAACATTGGTAAAGACCTAGAAGCTCAAAAAAAGGAAGAAGATACACAAATAGCTAAATCTGATAGTGTTCAATATGATTTCCTAGAGACTTTTAAACTTCAAAGAGATGATGTTTTTATGCATCGTGAAAAAATGAAATTAAAAAGAATAATTTACTCATCCCTAAATTACGAAAAAGAAAAAATATTGACATTAAAAGAAATTCTTGAAAAACTTGATAAAAATTCTGCGAGCCGACTAATAGCTCGTAAATTTCTTGAAACAGCAAAGAATATTCAACTTCAAACAGAAAACAGACATTTAAAAAAAATACAAAATATATTACACACTTTAAGCAAAGAAGAAGCCGAAGAATTACTACAACACACAGAACAGGATTTAAAGAAAAAACAAAACTTTGTAAAAGCTTTAAACAAAACCATTGAGGCTTACAATAAAAATTCCGGAGACCTCAAAACTAATGAAGAAAATCTAGCAAATCACATAAAGGATAAATACTACGAAGCTCTTTATCTACTAAATTAA
- a CDS encoding complement regulator-acquiring protein: MKLNITKLNIITAILTLIFISCASKQAT, from the coding sequence ATTAAACTAAATATAACTAAGCTTAATATTATTACAGCAATATTAACTTTAATTTTCATCTCATGCGCATCTAAACAGGCTACATAG